The stretch of DNA GTCGTTCCACAGAATTTGGCGTACCGAACACACCAGCACACCAGGTGTCTCTGCagtctgcaaaaaaaaagacaaaacagaTGAAGGAGAAGCAATTGTACAAAATGCCTAATTCGCGAATATGTAGCGCGTCAAGATGAAATCATTGGGCTTTAAACTAATCTTCAAAGATTTAGAAAGCAACAGTCAGGATAGttagtcagtgtttattggtCATCAACACTTATgttgttttcactttatttTGTCATGACGAACCAAGTGACGAAATAACAGTACTACATACCGACACGGACTGCATGCCAGACGGACAAGGGTCAGGTGCTGTTTTCTAAGTACGACTTACTGATGCGTGCACGTGCACTACCTACCAGCATTGCCGCCTGAGGAACCGGAATCTGTCCCGCCATCTTCAAGATACGAAAAAGCAAAATAGGAGTTGTGATCTGATTTGTGATGCTTTATTGGCTAAGGCCACTCAATGAATTTGCACTTTTCTAATTATTTTCAATAGTCCGATGTTTGCGCGAAAAATCCCCACACACCAGAGTCTAAGAAATACGGTCAGTACTTCATCTGCCATAGAGATCATTAGTAAACAGTTCATATTTTGTTCTTcggcgataaaaatcgcttttTGGACTTTGAGGCGTGCGTCCTTTTAACAAGCTTGCGAAACTTGACTTCGGGGAATACCCACAAAGTGTTGGGTGTGGTTAGGGGGGGGTGccgtatcatatggaaaaaggattgTACCTGATGCTTCTcagatataaaataataatttcttggcgacctggggggagggggggcaacCTGCTCTAGGTACCGCCCATTAGCATAACCCGATAACCTACCTCCGATCTCGCTCTTGATCCAACCCACGTGTGAACTAACGCGCGCATAGACAGAGTAGGAGTGGCCTGGGCACGAGCGATCAGTCACCCACGGGGAGGAACCACGCAACACCCAGTGCGGTCCACCGCTGTCCCTATTGCAGGCGCTGCTTCCGCGGCCACCAATGCAAATCATCGTTGATTGGTCGACTTTCCCGCCATTTTTTGAGCGGCATTCTTTATGGACAATCACAGGGACGCGAGACTGCTGAAGTTTGTCCGCAATTTTCTTGAAGTCGTTGGGTAGTATTCTGTCCCAacctttattttaaaaaaatatgtctatttttatttgtgaatCAATCAAATTTCGAAAAAAAGACGCTTCTAggctggaataaaaaaaaaaaataaaaaaaaaaaaacaggcagCACCACAATATCACTTGTTAGCAAGAAAATCAACCACTTTTACAAAACATGGTTAAAAGCTGTGGACTATTAGTTGAAGCATATAATTTAGTGAACCGTCGAAGCTTTAAATTAATgcttcaacattttttttttatctaatgtttctaagttttcAGCCTTTTTCCAatgaatttgttttggttttggctgagtttatatatatatatttgggAGATCTCCACTGAGCAATGTCTTAACTGAGAAACTTCAAAAAAACTTGCAAAGAGTCTTTAGACCATTCAGACGAATGGCAACATCTGTTAGATATGCTTATGTAAATATTGACAACTTTTGCGAGAAAAATTCAAGAATATTTTAAAAGAATCATAGACACAAACCCACCAAATCAAGGAACAATCATGATTCAAGTACAAATTACCCATTTACCTGTTATATAGCAGTTACCGCCCGGTTTAGCAAGACTGCCCTGTTTGGGCAAGCACACTGTATTCACGGTCGCGCTCAGCTTGGCCGGACTAGCCAGTTTGATGAGGGCGATGTCGTGCCGCAGATGACTTCGACTGTAGCCTTTATGTGGGATAATCTTAGCGATCTTCAACTGAACCCCATCGTCTTGACGCAAGTGAGAACCTAATGGGAAAAGTGTGCTGGTTGAAGGAAAAAGGTAACGTAAAGGTTTTCTTGAAGCATAGACAGTCAAGCCAATCAATCATTTGTTTTGCGATTAATCAAGATGAAACGTACAATTAGGTTGAAAGACTTCGTAAGAGAAATGGAGACGGATGCAGACTGGCAGGCCACCCCTCTGGTAACCGTGTAAACAGAGACAGaagggcgggggggggggggggtcaataAAGCTTCGCTGGTATCGAAATGAAAGGCTTGGTTATTCTCTAGCCAAAAAAGCTGATCACTTTTAGCAAATTTTCACGCGCGCTCATTGGTCCATACGGGTCACGTGCACATTTTCACAAGACAAATATCAGTCGA from Nematostella vectensis chromosome 8, jaNemVect1.1, whole genome shotgun sequence encodes:
- the LOC125570330 gene encoding chymotrypsin-like protease CTRL-1 — encoded protein: MICIGGRGSSACNRDSGGPHWVLRGSSPWVTDRSCPGHSYSVYARVSSHVGWIKSEIGDGGTDSGSSGGNADCRDTWCAGVFGTPNSVERLQVSKTLQEDLQ